Proteins encoded by one window of Bacillus sp. HMF5848:
- a CDS encoding N-acetylmuramoyl-L-alanine amidase codes for MVFLRIFITTVIIIAFPTLASAEKLVIIDPGHGGKFYGTCGFSGVQTGYCEKDANLEVALLVRKYLQQDTNIRVELTRSDDREFAPILRGNEGEGDLAKRIQLANELAATNNQQTIFISIHHNAHPTNPFRRGVETYYFDGIQHANPTYPFDPLQLCFEMIVSV; via the coding sequence ATGGTTTTTTTACGAATATTCATTACCACCGTCATCATCATAGCTTTTCCAACTCTAGCTTCAGCAGAAAAACTAGTCATTATTGACCCCGGCCACGGTGGGAAGTTTTATGGAACGTGTGGATTCAGCGGCGTGCAAACCGGATATTGTGAGAAAGATGCCAATCTAGAGGTGGCCTTACTCGTACGTAAATATTTGCAGCAAGATACAAATATCCGCGTTGAGCTTACACGTTCTGATGATCGAGAATTTGCCCCGATTCTTCGAGGAAATGAAGGCGAAGGCGACTTAGCGAAGCGAATCCAACTGGCAAACGAACTAGCAGCCACCAACAATCAACAAACTATTTTTATTTCTATTCATCATAATGCACATCCTACAAACCCATTCCGTCGTGGTGTAGAAACCTACTACTTTGACGGCATACAACACGCGAATCCTACTTATCCGTTTGATCCACTTCAGCTTTGTTTCGAGATGATAGTAAGCGTTTAG